The Mesorhizobium koreense genome includes a window with the following:
- a CDS encoding amino acid ABC transporter permease, which translates to MKTGTPGKTTDLPVLLDIVPTAPVLRLRLWHGVALFGAVLLFSSIAGAQTGSTEASPIAVIIKWMPLLLSGFLFNLLLSVLSMALGTLLGLPLGLMQLSHLRPLRACAWAFTQFFRNAPWLVLLFFAMYLVPYQFQFGEMTIPFPDWIKAVIGFALPVMANVAEIVRGAVQSLPGGQWEAAESLAFTRRQTMWMIILPQCLQRMLPPWMNVYSIITMSTVLASIVGINEMLTLTAQVHNAEGGRPDLLAPLYGFALLCFFIYCYPINLWTVRLERRFHVKS; encoded by the coding sequence ATGAAGACGGGTACGCCGGGAAAGACGACGGACCTGCCGGTCCTGCTCGATATCGTGCCGACGGCACCGGTCTTGCGGCTGCGCCTGTGGCACGGCGTTGCGCTTTTCGGCGCCGTCCTCCTGTTTTCGTCCATAGCCGGCGCACAGACGGGTTCCACTGAAGCCTCTCCGATCGCCGTGATCATCAAATGGATGCCGCTGCTCCTGAGCGGCTTTCTGTTCAACCTCCTGCTGTCGGTGCTTTCGATGGCGCTTGGCACCCTCCTGGGCCTGCCGCTCGGCCTGATGCAGCTTAGCCATCTACGCCCGCTGCGCGCCTGTGCCTGGGCTTTCACCCAGTTCTTCCGGAACGCGCCATGGCTGGTCCTGCTTTTCTTCGCCATGTACCTCGTTCCCTACCAGTTCCAATTTGGCGAGATGACGATTCCGTTCCCGGATTGGATCAAGGCCGTGATCGGCTTCGCGCTGCCGGTCATGGCGAATGTCGCCGAGATCGTGCGCGGCGCGGTGCAGTCACTGCCCGGCGGACAGTGGGAAGCGGCCGAATCGCTCGCCTTCACCAGGCGCCAGACCATGTGGATGATCATCCTGCCGCAATGTCTGCAGCGAATGCTGCCCCCATGGATGAACGTCTACTCGATCATCACCATGTCGACCGTGCTCGCCTCGATCGTCGGCATCAACGAGATGCTGACTCTCACCGCGCAGGTGCATAACGCCGAAGGCGGGAGGCCGGATCTTCTTGCGCCGCTCTACGGCTTCGCGCTTCTGTGCTTCTTCATCTACTGTTACCCGATCAATCTGTGGACCGTGCGTCTCGAAAGACGCTTCCACGTCAAGAGCTGA
- a CDS encoding amino acid ABC transporter ATP-binding protein: MPAWTPDQPMVRLSDVHKSFGEFEVLKGVSFDVRKGEVICIIGPSGSGKSTLIRCINALVPINSGSILVEGLEVNDPALDKLALRRKVGMVFQQYNLFPHKNALQNIMMAPLHVLKQDRGEVEARAHTLLKKVRLEGKADAYPGELSGGQQQRVAIARSLAMRPDLMLFDEVTAALDPETVKEVLVTIRELAQEGMTCILVTHEMGFAREIADHIYFTDHGIIVEHGPPAELLDNPREERTRAFLEQVL, encoded by the coding sequence ATGCCCGCATGGACCCCCGACCAGCCAATGGTGCGCCTGTCGGACGTGCACAAATCCTTCGGCGAGTTCGAAGTGCTGAAGGGCGTGAGCTTCGATGTGAGGAAGGGCGAGGTGATCTGCATCATCGGCCCTTCCGGTTCGGGCAAATCGACCCTGATCCGCTGCATCAATGCCCTCGTGCCGATCAATTCGGGCTCGATCCTGGTCGAAGGCCTGGAGGTCAACGATCCGGCGCTGGACAAGCTGGCGCTTCGCCGCAAGGTCGGCATGGTCTTCCAGCAGTATAATCTGTTTCCACACAAGAACGCGCTGCAGAACATCATGATGGCGCCGCTGCACGTCCTCAAGCAGGATCGCGGCGAGGTCGAGGCCCGGGCGCATACGCTGCTCAAGAAGGTACGGCTGGAAGGTAAGGCGGACGCCTATCCCGGCGAGCTTTCCGGCGGCCAGCAGCAGCGCGTCGCGATCGCGCGTTCGCTCGCCATGCGGCCCGACCTGATGCTGTTCGACGAGGTGACGGCGGCGCTCGACCCCGAAACGGTCAAGGAAGTGCTGGTTACGATACGCGAGCTGGCGCAGGAGGGCATGACCTGCATCCTGGTCACCCACGAGATGGGCTTCGCGCGCGAGATCGCCGACCATATCTACTTCACCGATCACGGCATCATCGTCGAGCACGGACCGCCGGCCGAGCTTCTGGACAATCCACGCGAGGAGCGCACTCGCGCCTTCCTCGAGCAGGTGCTCTGA
- a CDS encoding peptidoglycan -binding protein: MALARGRTTRTIDYWPGFVDALSTLLLAIMFLLTVFVLAQFLLSREISGKDEALNRLNSQINELTQLLALEKSNTQDAQDQISNLQASLSAAQADKSRLEQLLARGSGSADAANAKIGNLSNELDNQKQLSQRAMSQVELLNQQIAALRTQIAALEDALDASEKKDQESNTKIADLGRRLNVALARRVQELNRYRSDFFGRLREILADRKNIRIVGDRFVFQSEVLFPSGSDQINEAGQGEMKKLADAIIELQKEIPPEINWVLRVDGHTDDVPLSGSGRFHDNWELSSARAIAVVKFLIANGVPADRLVAAGFGQFQPLDPQDTDEARAKNRRIELKLTER; encoded by the coding sequence ATGGCGCTGGCGCGCGGACGCACGACCCGCACGATCGACTATTGGCCGGGCTTCGTCGATGCGCTGTCGACGCTGCTTCTGGCCATCATGTTCCTGCTCACCGTCTTCGTGCTGGCGCAGTTCCTCCTGAGCCGCGAGATCAGCGGCAAGGACGAGGCGCTCAACCGTCTGAACTCGCAGATCAACGAGTTGACGCAGTTGCTGGCGCTGGAGAAATCCAACACCCAGGACGCCCAGGACCAGATCAGCAATCTGCAGGCGTCCCTTTCCGCCGCCCAGGCCGATAAGTCACGTCTCGAACAATTGCTGGCGCGCGGCTCCGGCTCGGCGGACGCCGCCAATGCGAAGATCGGCAACCTGTCCAACGAACTCGACAATCAAAAACAGCTCAGCCAGCGCGCCATGTCGCAGGTGGAATTGCTCAACCAGCAGATCGCAGCACTCAGAACGCAGATCGCCGCGCTGGAAGACGCGCTCGATGCCTCGGAAAAGAAGGACCAGGAATCGAACACCAAGATCGCCGATCTCGGCCGCAGGCTGAACGTCGCGCTCGCCCGTCGGGTACAGGAACTGAACCGCTACCGCTCCGACTTCTTCGGAAGGCTGCGTGAGATCCTCGCCGACCGCAAGAACATCCGTATCGTCGGCGACCGCTTCGTTTTCCAATCGGAAGTGTTGTTCCCCTCGGGCTCCGACCAGATCAATGAGGCCGGGCAGGGAGAGATGAAGAAGCTCGCCGACGCGATCATCGAATTGCAGAAGGAGATCCCGCCGGAGATCAACTGGGTGCTGCGCGTCGACGGCCATACCGACGACGTGCCGCTTTCCGGCAGCGGTCGCTTCCACGACAATTGGGAACTATCGAGCGCGCGCGCCATCGCGGTGGTCAAGTTCCTGATCGCCAACGGCGTGCCGGCCGATCGCCTCGTCGCCGCCGGCTTCGGCCAATTCCAGCCGCTTGACCCGCAGGACACGGATGAGGCGCGCGCCAAGAACCGCCGCATCGAGCTCAAGCTGACGGAGCGCTGA
- a CDS encoding MotA/TolQ/ExbB proton channel family protein, with protein MAFFGKAGEDDEYDPYRLSSPQVFVLTMLIFLAISGFVAAILYRQVSHAFNANPGLNGLIVGVLAVGVLLAFAQVVRLFREVRWVNSFRAGSEAGNPVLLAPMKALLSRSSSMALSTSSLRSILDSLATRLDESRDIARYLIGLLVFLGLLGTFWGLLQTIASIGTTIQSLDPSSGNTNDVLEALKAGLSAPLSGMGTAFSSSLLGLSGSLILGFLDLQASRAQNRFYTELENWLSSVTDLGSDLAVAHAGKSGSAEEIRALSERLRAVQETGGSNQRVAAAMANLADGISGLVKNMRSEQQMMRDWVEAQSDEQKEVRATLEKLAEAIRKREIG; from the coding sequence ATGGCATTTTTCGGCAAAGCAGGCGAGGACGACGAATACGACCCCTACAGGCTTTCGAGCCCGCAGGTCTTCGTGCTCACCATGCTGATTTTCCTGGCGATCTCGGGATTTGTCGCCGCGATCCTCTATCGCCAGGTGTCTCATGCCTTCAACGCCAATCCCGGCCTGAACGGCCTGATCGTCGGCGTGCTGGCAGTCGGCGTCCTGCTCGCCTTCGCGCAGGTGGTCCGCCTCTTCCGCGAGGTGCGCTGGGTGAACTCCTTCCGCGCCGGCTCCGAGGCGGGTAATCCGGTGCTGCTGGCGCCGATGAAGGCGCTTCTGTCGCGCTCCTCCTCGATGGCGCTTTCAACCTCTTCGCTTCGCTCCATCCTCGATTCGCTTGCCACCCGCCTCGACGAGAGCCGCGACATCGCCCGCTACCTGATCGGCCTGCTCGTTTTCCTCGGACTGCTCGGCACCTTCTGGGGCCTATTGCAGACCATCGCCTCGATCGGCACCACCATCCAGTCGCTCGATCCCAGTTCCGGTAACACGAACGACGTGCTGGAAGCGCTCAAGGCCGGGCTGTCCGCGCCGCTTTCGGGCATGGGCACGGCCTTCTCCTCCTCGCTGCTCGGCCTTTCAGGCTCGCTCATCCTCGGCTTCCTCGACCTGCAGGCGAGCCGCGCCCAGAACCGCTTCTATACCGAGCTCGAGAACTGGCTCTCCTCGGTCACCGATCTCGGTTCGGACCTCGCCGTCGCCCATGCCGGCAAGAGCGGATCGGCCGAGGAGATCCGCGCCCTTTCCGAGCGCCTGCGTGCGGTGCAGGAGACGGGCGGTTCCAATCAGCGGGTCGCCGCGGCGATGGCCAATCTAGCCGACGGCATCTCCGGACTGGTCAAGAACATGCGCTCCGAGCAGCAGATGATGCGCGATTGGGTGGAGGCGCAGTCCGACGAGCAGAAGGAAGTGCGCGCGACGCTGGAAAAGCTCGCCGAGGCCATCCGCAAGCGGGAGATCGGCTAG